Genomic DNA from Theileria equi strain WA chromosome 4 map unlocalized gcontig_1105316255033, whole genome shotgun sequence:
CAGGACGAAGAGGAAACCACTCCTTCTGGAGTTGGTGCTGGACCAGGCTCTGTTACCGATAGTATACAGAAGTTTTTTCAGAAGGCACTTACCTTCATTAAATCTCACCACGGTGAAATTAGTGGAGGAGTATTTGGAACTGGAATAGGTGGAAGCGCTTTAGGATTTGGTGGATATAAGCTATTTATCTCCCTAATCGCTCGTCTGTAAAATACTCTCTCATTACCCTTGGTAGGAAGTAGAGACCCTCCctctctagactactctcttgttgatatactggaatgctaggactTATGATCACTTCTACTTTGTTTCAAAATTACCTTTTAATAAGACACTACATGAAACAACCACCATCTCCTAACAATCATCTTTATGTCGTGCATTTCTTTTATCCACTCATATTTACATCTATAGGACCACAAAATACTGGGGATCACTTTTTCAAGGTAGGAACTACCTACTTGTTCGACGAGGAATACCACTCCTGGTGCAAAAAATTGTCTAAAGACGTTATTTCTGGTATACTAGATACTCCAAAACCACTTTCAGATATTGTCAAACAAATTTATCCTAGCGTACATGCTAGCCTTGTGGAATTCATACTCAAAAAGtctggagaatctccaaCGAGAGAATTTTGTAGTCAGGATGTTGATCTTGCAATGCAGTTTATAGAGGCACTGAGGAAAGAAGTACTTCGTCTAACTTCTTCTGATTCCACAATTGGTGGTTACCTCTTCAAGGCccaaaatggagaatacGACGATTTCAGCCCATTCGAGATCAAAGCTGATGGCGAATTCTTTGCGGACTATAATGAGGCGTTAGATGCATTTTTCACAAAGAGtgaaattaaaaaggaagaaaagaagGTTGTCGACAAGAAACCTACAAAACTTAAAAAGATTAAACTGGATCAAGACAGAAGAGAAGGCAAATTAATTGATGAAATCAAAGTGCTTCAAACGGATATTGAAATTTTGCAAGAAAACATTGACCTCGTGGATAAGTGCTTGAACCTTATTAGAACTTTAATCGCTACTGGAGCATCCTGGAAGGATATCCAAGATCAAATTGAGATACAAAAAACGTTAAAGCATCCCATAGCTCAAAGAATTGCAAAGATTGATATTCCAAATCAAATAGTTACGTTTGCAGGGGATCCAAATGATAAAAGTGGTCCAGAAATAGAATATGGTCTTTCTTGCCACCagaatctggaaaaaaTGTACAGTAAGAAAAAGAAACTTGAATCAAAGCTGGAACGTACAAAAATAGGAAGAGAGTTTGCTCTCAAAAAAGTGAAcaaagaaaaggaaaaggagcAAACCCAAGTCAAGGGACCAACTCACAAAATTACAACACTGAGAAAACGCTTTtggtttgaaaagttttacTGGTTTATAACCAGCGATGGGTATCTTGTTCTCGGTGGAAGAGATGCATTGCAAAATGAGATCTTGGTCAAAAAGTATCTCACAAAGGGCGATTTATATTTCCATGCGGATATTCATGGAGCATCAAGTTGTATATTAAAGAATCCCGGACAAGTTGCCGAAATCCCCCAAACCTCCATTGATCAAGGTGGATGTTTTGCAGTGTGCCACAGTAATGCATGGAACCAAAAGTTTATGGTACCAAGTTGGTGGGTCTATCATCACCAAGTTTCAAAGACTCCACCAACTGGCGAATTCGTTCCTCAGGGATCGTTTGTCATTAGAGGAAAAAAGAATTACATACAACCACAAAAATTAGAAATGGGACTAACTGTCGTATTTCATATCGGAAatgttgatgaagatgaagataatgCCGCTGTAGAAGCCAATATCGAGGAGGAGCAGAATGATGAACCCAAGGATGATTTTGGTGGTGACGAATCTAAACTCACCGAAAGTGACGAAGTAGACGAAAATGTCACAAGCGAGGAATCTGAAAGTGGAGATAAAGAGTCGGAAGACGACAAAAGTGACGAATCTGAAGAGGCGGTGAATGACTCAAGAGATAGTGAGGATGATGATGAcgaagatgaaaagaaaatgCACAAGCCCTCTGTAAGAATAAATACGGAATCAGTGACAATAACCGAAATAGAGTGTACTGTTAAAAGAAGCACAAAGCAGAGAAAGGCGACGGGGTATCCCAAGGCTTTAGAAGTAGACTTGGAATCCATAAAGGAACAATTAGGGGCGCTCAACCTCCTGGCCGAGCCAAAAGATGGGCATGTAAATATAACAGAGCCTGGGAAGCTATTCCACACGGAAGAAGCGTCCAGGAAAATAAGAGAGCGCATACCAACCGGCgtaaagaaaaaggaaCCCATGTCAAAGGCTGCAAGGAATAAGCTCgccaagatgaagaaaaagtaTGGAAGCGACGACGAGGAAACTCAGGAGCTAAGAAGACTCTTGACTGGGTCTACAAAGCTCAAGGTCATCAAACAGGCTGAGGAGGAGCCCGCAGTTCAACCGAGCGCACCAAGGCCGAGGACGCAGCCATCTCAGGATACGCTCAAGACGATTGACGACAAGGAACTTGAGCGGTACATGAAGCAGTTTAATCGTCTATGCAAGGATCCGAAGGAGGACGACATTATTCTCAATGCAATTCCAATGTGTGCACCCTTTTCAGCCCTAAGAGAGTTCAAGACAAGGATTAAACTGGTCCCAGGGAACACCAAAAAGGGCGCCATTGCCTCTCAGGCTCTCCACCAATTCGCAAAGTCGGACGAGAAGAGAGCGAATTACATCAAACTCATCACCAGCGACCAGCTCATTCTCACCATGATTGGCAACTGCAAGGTTCCAACCAGCAAGTAGGCTCTAATGACTACGACTGTACATTGGATGTGTGAAGCAAGTTACTGGACGTCAACTCTCGGCAGTGTCCACAAGGGTCGCTTCTGGCTAGCAAGGCTACGTTCCTGTGAGCAAAACGCCCCGAGGGAATTGTTCTGTCACTTTCCCAGCCTAATTTAAAGTTAATCTGTGAGTGTGATCAAGTGCAGCGTACTCCCTCCGCTTCAAATGTGTAGTGCAGCCAGTCGAGGAGGACCAGTTCATTATCCTATAATGTAGTCTCCCTGAAACGCGGACCTTAGAGCCAATATAAACAGAATGTATAATTCAAGCAGTTTTAAGTTCGGCGAGTAGGCCGGTTGACTTTTTAAATTCCTTTGGAGGAATATGAAGCACATGACTTATATACGTAGGATCCTACGTCCGATATACGGCTCAGACCATGAAAAGTATAGCGTAGAGGTAATAGACTACCTGCCCTTGGTCAAGGGCAGGAGGAACGCCCTCTTTGGGACCAACTCTCAGGATAACGAAAGCTTTACCATGGTCGCAGCCATTCTGCGCAGTAAAGGAGGTAAGCCAAAGTCAAGCGATAACGTCGTCTTTCTATTCTGGCTAGAAAACTATGAAACGGTGGTCAAGGACTTTCTAACCTCAAAGAACAAGAGCTGGGAAAGCCTGGGATTCGTCTACTCGCAGAACGCAGACGGGACCTCAAAGACGCTGATAAAACACGAGTTGTGGTCGCTCTATCACGATAGTACCGTGATAAGTGCCAGttggaggaagaacaagGACGCAACAACGTCCTTTAACAAGTTGTTGCTCATCACTCTGACAAAGTCGTACATTGCACACATTTGGAAATCGAATGCCATACAGGAGTCCTTTGACATTTGCATCCATGTGCCGCTTCATACGAGTCTCTACAACCTCAATTTCCAGTGTTCTTGGATAAACATGGCGTGCTCAACTTTTGACTACAACTTTAGCGACCGCgaattcatcattttttacaACACAACAACCTCTAAAAGTTACAGCATAACCATTGAAGACTCTGTTCCGGTACTAAATTGCACATATGACGACGACTCTgatttttacatcttcaGCGGTGCTTCACCAAGCGACCATCCACAGCTTTATGAAATTTATGGCATTGACGGTCTCTTGAACTTTCAAACGCATGTAACTAGTGAGTACATTCTTGGAAATAATGAAATTAGCATTCCTGTTAATATAAAAAGCATAGAATCCATTTCGATTTGCAAACATACATTTGAAACTGGACTCGTTACGCTCTACACATCTGACAGTTTAAGGCCAAACAAGATTTCCGAATCTTGTCCGCTAAAGGTTAGCAAGTGGATTACCCTgaaatccacaaattctATTGGTGCAGATTATGACGAACTATTGGGTACACAAATTGCAAGGGGACTAAATAAAATTTTACCTCCAATCACCATTTCAGCTGTGGCTGAAGGTGGATTGGATATGGACTTTCTTCTATCGCCATATGATTTGTTTTTAAAGGACGAAAATGGAAGCGCCGATAATATAATCGGTCTTGTGACAAGGTATATGTTGCATATGCAAATCCCGCTC
This window encodes:
- a CDS encoding hypothetical protein (encoded by transcript BEWA_012840A), which gives rise to MITSTLFQNYLLIRHYMKQPPSPNNHLYVVHFFYPLIFTSIGPQNTGDHFFKVGTTYLFDEEYHSWCKKLSKDVISGILDTPKPLSDIVKQIYPSVHASLVEFILKKSGESPTREFCSQDVDLAMQFIEALRKEVLRLTSSDSTIGGYLFKAQNGEYDDFSPFEIKADGEFFADYNEALDAFFTKSEIKKEEKKVVDKKPTKLKKIKLDQDRREGKLIDEIKVLQTDIEILQENIDLVDKCLNLIRTLIATGASWKDIQDQIEIQKTLKHPIAQRIAKIDIPNQIVTFAGDPNDKSGPEIEYGLSCHQNLEKMYSKKKKLESKLERTKIGREFALKKVNKEKEKEQTQVKGPTHKITTLRKRFWFEKFYWFITSDGYLVLGGRDALQNEILVKKYLTKGDLYFHADIHGASSCILKNPGQVAEIPQTSIDQGGCFAVCHSNAWNQKFMVPSWWVYHHQVSKTPPTGEFVPQGSFVIRGKKNYIQPQKLEMGLTVVFHIGNVDEDEDNAAVEANIEEEQNDEPKDDFGGDESKLTESDEVDENVTSEESESGDKESEDDKSDESEEAVNDSRDSEDDDDEDEKKMHKPSVRINTESVTITEIECTVKRSTKQRKATGYPKALEVDLESIKEQLGALNLLAEPKDGHVNITEPGKLFHTEEASRKIRERIPTGVKKKEPMSKAARNKLAKMKKKYGSDDEETQELRRLLTGSTKLKVIKQAEEEPAVQPSAPRPRTQPSQDTLKTIDDKELERYMKQFNRLCKDPKEDDIILNAIPMCAPFSALREFKTRIKLVPGNTKKGAIASQALHQFAKSDEKRANYIKLITSDQLILTMIGNCKVPTSK